The Gadus morhua chromosome 18, gadMor3.0, whole genome shotgun sequence DNA segment GGCCACTTCACGGTTCCTCTGCCCCATGGGCGGCCTAGTGGGAGCCTTAAACTTTGGTCTGTAACGACTGTAGAGGCACATCCACCTCACAGTGTTGTAACATAGTCAGAGGTCCACCTCACAGTGTTGTCTGTAACATAGTCAGAGGTCCACTCACAGTGTTGTCTGTAACAGAGTCTAGAGGTCCACTCACAGTGTTGTCTGTAACATAGTCAGAGGTCCCCCTCACAGTGTTGTCTGTAACAGAGTCAGAGGTCCACTCACAGTGTTGTCTGTAACAGAGTCTAGAGGTCCATCTCACAGTGTTGTCTGTAACAGAGTCAGAGGTCCACTCACAGTGTTGTCTGTAACAGAGTCAGAGGTCCACTCACAGTGTTGTCTGTAACATAGTCAGAGGTCCCCCTCACAGTGTTGTCTGTAACAGAGTCTAGAGGTCCACTCACAGTGTTGTCTGTAACATAGTCAGAGGTCCCCCTCACAGTGTTGTCTGTAACATAGTCAGAGGTCCACTCACAGTGTTGTCTGTAACAGAGTCTAGAGGTCCACTCACAGTGTTGTCTGTAACATAGTCAGAGGTCCCCCTCACAGTGTTGTCTGTAACAGAGTCTATAGGTCCACTCACAGTGGTGTCTGTAACATAGTCAGAGGTCCACCTCACAGTGTTGTCTGTAACATAGTCAGAGGTCCACCTCACAGTGTTGTCTGTAACATAGTCAGACAGTGTTGTCACTGTCGGAGGGGCATCCTAAAGGGAACTTCTTAGCGTTTTCTGTCATAGTAGTATAGTTAGTACCCCTTTATAACTTTTTTCTGTAACGTAGAGCACTTTGAGTTATTTTGGACTGTGGGCCCCATTTGATTGTCTCTACACCACAACCTGGTTCAGCCGCCCCTGCGTCGGCCCCCCCACCGACCCTGGGCAGGGGAGGGGCTCACCTCAACGTGGTTGGCCCTACTTGACCTATCGGTTTCCCTCCGTTGTTGCCGGTTGTCATGGCGGTCCATGTCGGTGAGATGAAATCAAAGCTCGGCCCTGATTGTTTTTCTGGCCTTCCTGTACGCTTGTCAGAGGCCAAACGGAGCGGCGCAGAGTCCAGCGCCGCCAGGGGCCCCGCAGCCTGGGCCGGCCCCTGAGCCTCTCGGCCGACTGGacggaggagctggagctggagagggGCCTGCGGGGCCGGGGGCCCGGCGAGGGGAGCGAGGGCTCCTGGGAGTTCCTGGAGGGATACGGAGCCGGCTCGGAGGACCGGCTGCGGGGGGGCAGCCAGCCGCTGTGCTGCAGCGCCCGGCGGCCGTCCCTCGCCCACGCCCCCGCCTGCGGCCTGCAGGACGTCTTCAGCGGTGAGTGGCGGCCCGGGCCCGGCctgctccgggggggggggaacgactTCAACAGGAAGAACCTCAGCTTAAACACTTCTGGAGTCAACCCAAACTGGGTTAGACGGCCACAATCAGGAGTCAAGCTGAGCTACTGGAGCTGTTCCACTTTGGTCCATCAAATATTTAGTCGGTTGGCTGTAGAAATGCAGGCTGTCTCCAATTGCAGCCACTGAGCTTTTATTTGTTAAACTCTGCACTAAAAGGAGGACACTGCACACTGGTTACCCTTGTTCTGTTGGGGGTGACGGATGGAGTGTAGGGTGCAGTTGTTCCTTCCCCCTCTCATGTCAAACTACCCTGgctccaccctctgctccaccctctcctccgccctctcctccgccctctcctccatcctctcctacaccctctcctccgccctctcctccaccctcgccTCCACCCTCTGatccaccctctgctccaccctctcttctccccactcctccaccctctgctccaccctctcctccaccctctcttctccccactcctccaccctctcctccaccctctcttctccccactcctccaccctctcctccaccctcttttctccccactcctccaccctctcctccgcctctcctccgccctctcctccaccctcgcctccaccctctgctccaccctctcctccaccctctcctccgccctctcctccatcttctgctccaccctctcttctccccactcctccaccctctcctccaccctcttctccaccctctgctccaccctctcttctccccactcctccaccctctcctccacccgtcCTATCCCCTCAGGCCGGACCCTCCTGGAGAAGTTGTTCACACAGCAGGAGCAGGCGGAGCCCGAGGAGGCTGAGAGGATGTGCTCCAGGATCCTGGCCATGGGCCTGCTCCTCCCCTTCACCGAGTGCTTCAGGCAGCAGCTGGGGGGCAGCCCCGCCCACAtgacctccagcaccaccaccgctacGGCCAGGTTTGATGTGAGTGGACCCAGTCACTGCTGGGTACTGGTACTGGGGAGACAGCATCCTCACTGCATCTCTGTCCTTTAGCTCATTTTATTAAGCTCTTTGGATTAGAACTATTTGAATATAGGACTATTAGAACAAAATCACATTGCAGAAAATAGAAATAGTTAACCGAAACTGAATCAATGAAATTCCTAAACCAAAAATACTTCAGCAAAATAACCAAACGTTTCTAGATCAGAAATAGAGATTACCATAGAGAAGAGCTctgggagagaccagagggagaccagagggagaccagggggagaccagagggagaccagagggagaccagagggagacaggagggagaccagagggagaccagagggagaccagagggagacaagagggagacaggagggagaccagagggagacaagagggagaccagagggagacaggaggaggaccagagggagacaggagggagaccagagggagaccagagggagacaagagggagaccagagggagacaagagggagacaggagggaaacaagagggagagaggagggagagagggggaggaaggggggagacaggagggagaccgGAGGgaaacaagagggagagaggagggagacgagggGCAGACAAGAGGGAGACAagagggagaccagagggagacaagagggagacaggaggaagACCAGAGGAAGACAAGAGGGAGACCGGAGGgaaacaagagggagagaggagggatacGAGGGGGAGtaaggggggagacaggaggcaGACAGGAGGGAGACCGGAGGgaaacaagagggagagacgagggagacgagggggaggaaggggggagacaggagggacaCAGGAGGGAGATAAGAGGGAGACAAGAGGAAGACAGGAGGGAGACAGTAGGGAGACATGAGGGAGACAAGAGGGAGACAGTAGGGAGACAAGAGGGAGACAgtagggagacaggagggagacaggacggagacATGAGGGAGACAAGATGGAGACAGTAGGGAGATAAGAGGGAGACAatagggagacaggagggagacaggagggagacaggagggagacaggagggaggctGAGCCGTTGGGCCTTGGACCCAGAGCGTTGGGTGAAAGCATCAGAAGACGTCTCTGTGGTGGGtcaccgtcctcctcctcctccccactgtgtctgagcagcaggagcagctgtaCACATGGGCAGCAGTCAGCCAGCCCCCCAACTCCATGGAGCACTTTGAGGGCCGCCTGCCTGCTCAGGTCAGGGGTCTTTGGCCCTCAGTAAGAGCTGGGGTCGGAGAACCTGACAGGACCaaaccacaacacacagacagcggTAAGGAGAGAGAACGCCACCACACACATCCTTTGCTGTCTACCTTGCTCAGACTCTTTCCACTTCATGAAAGTATCTCTTTTAACAATTTTTCATCAATTGTTTCCTTTCTATATTTAACCGTCTTCAGAGGAATGCGAAGGTGAGTGTGATTAGAGTGTCATTCATTTAGGAGATGTATATTTGgatttagttttatttattgCCTGATCTAAGGTGGGGAAGTGCAGCCAccatgtgacacacacatgcgaaaACAAcccgaacacaaacacacacacacccacacacccgcatggacacaaacacgaacacaaacacgcacacacacacatgcgcatgcacacacacacacacacacacacacacacacacacacacacacacacacacacacacaaactcatgcgcatgcacaaaaacacacacacacacacacacacacacacacacacacacacacacacacacacacacacatacactcacacacacacacacacacacaaacacacaccacacatgcgcatgcacaaatacactcacacacacacacacacacacacacacacacacacaccacacatgcgcatgcacacacacacacacacacacacacacacacacacacacacacacacacacacacacacacacacacacacacacacacacacacacacacacacacacacacacacacacacacacactgttgtttgGACTGTTCTAGCCACTGTGGCCAGATTGTGATTTCTATTTCTTGCATTGATGAAGAATGAAGCCATGTTGAGCTCTCTGCCTCACTTGGAGGCGGTCCTGGATGAAGGTGTCTGGTGTGAACATGTTAACCTTCTGTCCCCCAGAACATCTGTCAGAAACTATGGATCCAGAAACCAAGGAGGAGGGGATGAAATACCTTCCGGTAAATATATTTTCGGAGAACATAGGCTTGGAAGATGACGGGGGACCAAGCACACTATCAATGAGTAGCTGCAGAGAAACTTTAGAGCACTGGGCAATATGGACAAATATAAGATCActataatcataatcataatgtTTACAATATCTATATCAATGACTATATGCTTATGAATTATAAATTCAGTTGTGAAAAGTCCATGTGAGGGTAAATTCATTAGTTAGAGTTATATGGTCATTTTATGGTATTTTGTTCCTGATATTTGGATTTGATTTTCCTATCTCAACATAATATAAATTAGACTACAAAACCCTAGCAGCGATAACTTAACTTTTTGCAATGACTAAACAGCAACGTCACAATACTGAACAATAACATTGAGTCATTTGTATTATTATCCGGCCTTAATTTTCCCACCTCTAGATGGCAGTAGCGTCATCTATTGTAATGTGCGCTGTTTAAAGTAAGGGACCCCTTCCTCAATATGAATCTAGACGGGATGGTAACTCTTTGTGCCGTACTAAAATGTATTAACCATGTCCTTAATTTTTTATAATGTGCGGTGGTTGTAATTTGGCATTTTTTCTGGACACTCTTTCCCGTTTTCTACTTgcttgttaattttttttatgccCTTGTGTTTTTATAACACAAGGGCAGTGTTATAAAACGTTCCACAATGCATCACTGTACTCTGTCCGTCATGGCTGGCCTGCGTCTCTGCCCCTTCTGCTCGGAGTTGCTCCAGGATGACCTCAACATGGTATAGATGGTCCATGCATGACGGGCCCAGAGTTGGCCTCAACAGCCTGTCAATGTTCTAGTCGTCGTCTTCCCTGGGGGGGCTCTATGAGTTGGTTTGATGTGCTTAACACTGTGCCCCTTTATTAATGGAGAGGGTCAGTCAAAGCTCTAACGTTGTCCTCTGTCCAGGAGGAGTCCCTCCTGAAGACGGTCCATCTGAAGGAGGAGCACATCAACGTCATCCAGCAGCTGGAGCAGACCATCGAGGACCTCCGCACCAAGATCGCCGAGCTGGAGTGCCCCGCCTCTCCGCCCGCCGCGCCGCCCGACGCCGCGGAGCTCACGGCGGACCACCCCGAGCGGGAGGGCGGGGAAGGCGAGGAGGCCCCCCCCCGGGCGGTGTGTGACGTCCATCTCCAGACGGAGGCCTTCGGGGGGGTCCTGGAGGCCAAGTCGGTGCAGACGTCGCCCATGGAGGACAGGTACCGGTTCGGAGTGCCCTGCACTACCGACCCGCTGATGGTGAATGGCTTCACCGGAGAGGAGCCGCAGCTCCGGGAACACGGCCTCCCCGTTCCCACCTCGCCCAAAGCCGTGCAGGCCGAGTTTCAGTGTACATGCCAGCTACAGAGCGGAGCGCCAGCTCTACCAGGGCACATGgtggcccctcctccacccccaccacctccacctcttccaggGCACATGTCGATCGCTCCACCCGCTTCCCTCCCACCACCATTAATACCAGCAGGTGCAATGGCACCAGCCCCACCTTGGCCTGGCATgcctggagctcctcctcctcctccacctcctcctcctccactaccaGGTGGATTtgcaccacctccgcctcctccactaCCAGGTGGATTtgcaccacctccgcctcctccactaCCAGGTGGAtttgcacctcctcctcctcctcctcctcctccacttccaggTGGATTtgcaccacctccgcctcctccactaCCAGGTGGAtttgcacctcctcctcctcctcctcctcctcctcctcctccacttccaggTGGAtttgcaccacctcctcctcctccactaccaGGTGGAtttgcaccacctcctcctcctccactaccaGGTGGActtgcacctcctcctccacctcctttacCCGGGTCAGGGGCTGGCTGtccgcccccacccccgcctccgcctccgggcggcggccccccggcccctcccctgTTCGGCGCCCCGGGGGCGCTGGGCAGCCTGCCCCCTCCTCTGCCCATGGGGCTGTTCGCTCTGGGCATGATGCAGGACAAGCCCCCCCGGAAGGCGGCCCTGGAGCCCCCCAGGCCCATGAAGCCCCTCTACTGGACGCGCATACAGCTGCTGACCAAGAAGTACCTGCTACTTATTCAAATCATTAACACTGAGTACCTGCTACTTATTCAAATCTTTAATACTGAGAACCTGCTACTTATTCCATCAATAACACTGAATACCTCCTAGAATAGAATTCTCTTGATTCTCATTGCACATAGTACTGCGAAATTTAAAGTTCATACAAACGGTGCcattcacaacaacaacattttcaGTATATAAGAAAGGTAAAAAATATGCGTATCAAGTATagttaaaataatataaaataacaaataaatatgaaatatacaGATCATAAGAATAGCAGCTGAGGTAAACGTCTTTCCAGAAGTGTTAATTTTTTTGGTGCAAATTGGTACATTCAGGGTGAACTACTTtacaccccctgctgagaatacgtttccgcggctatgattacaaatataaacaagccagcgatttccacttccacgcccacagattcgttcgttgctccccctactgttctggcggagaatccccttgcaacacgcgcagtccttaaggaaccttacgggaaccgtaaatcaaaacttgtctaaaacaagtcccttgtgtaaattacgtgcttacgtctctgcgtctaaaacgaccctaaataggccttTAATCAAATCAATTATGCTGAGTACCTCCTACTTATTCAAATCAGTGATATGAGTACCTCCTACTTATTCTAATCAGTGATAATGAGTACCTCCTACTTATTCTAATCAGTGATAATGAGTACCTCCTACTTATTCTAATCAGTGATAATGAGTACCTCCTACTTATTCGAATCAGTGATAATGAGTACCTCCTACTTATTCTAATCAGTTATAATGAGTACCTCCTACTTATTCTAATCAGTGATTATGAGTACCTCCTACTTATTCTAATCAGTGATAATGAGTACCTTCTACTTATTCTAATCAGTGATAATGAGTACCTCCTACTTATTCTAATCAGTGATAATGAGTACCTTCTACTTATTCTAATCAGTGATAATGAGTACCTCCTACTTATTCTAATCAGTGATAATGAGTACCTCCTACTTATTCTAATCAGTGATGGGTTCATgtattaaaggtgctgtaggatCAAGAGCAGCTATGGGGAGACAGTGTTGGACAGGGCCTAGCCCACGATCAGCTGTCAGTGACTGTCAGCTGACGTTCTAGAACCACCTTCTTAACTCCTGACAGAATGATGCACATGCATAAGTGCAGATTGTGTCTAacattggtgtgtgttggtgttgtcaGGGAGGTGGCGTCCGCGCTGGTCTGGGAAAGCATCGAGGAACCCCCGGTGGACTTCCAGGAGTTTGTGGATTTATTCTCCAAGACGGCcgtgaaggagaagaagaagccgcTGTCGGACACCATCACCAAGTCCAAGGCCAAGCAGGTGAGTGAGGGCGCAGGGGAACACATGAAGAACACGCTCCCCGCAGACCCCCAGAAGCCCTGCCCTTCCTCCTAACCCTTCGTCATTCACTGTATCCCCCCGTCTGAGGTGAGGGCGACAGGAATGTACTGGCCTCAACTATTGAACAAAGAATGGTCAGCTACAGACTTATACGCTGAacactttttaaaaataaatcttaaaatGCAACTCAATAAATAAATCCCATGTTAATTTACAACGTGCCTCAAACAGGAGAGAGAAGCCCAGCACACATAAGGAACTATTTCATGAATAGTGTTGCATGATATATCCCCATGCAACGCTGGGGCCCCAGGCCCTGCCAACTCCAGTACAGTACCAGAACAGCACCAGTACAGTACCAGTACAGCACCAGTACAGCACCAGTACAGTACCAGTACAGCACCAGTACAGGACCAGTACAGCACCAGTACAGTACCAGTACAGGAAGCAGCAGCTCTTCCATAAGAGGGGGCTACTTAAGATTGTGGGGAATGCACTTCCAATGATGAAGTCAGTTATTTAGTAATTTAGTTATTTCCTTATTTTGTAAGGATTCTGTGTTCATCTTTATCCTCACATtgtgtgcgtttgggtgtgtgtgtgtgtgtgtgtgtgtgtgtgtgtgtgtgtgtgtgtgcgtgtgtgtgtgtgtgtgtgtgtgtgtgtgtgtgtgtgcttgcgtgtgttttgtgtgcatttgtgtgtgtgtgtctgtctgtctgtctgtctgtctgtctgtgtgtgtgtgtgtgtgtgtgtgtgtgtgtgtgtgtgtgtgtgtgtgtgtgtgtgtgtgtgtgtgtgtgtgtgtgtgtgtgtgtgtgtgtgtgtgtgtgtgtgtgtgtgtgtctgtctgtgtgtgtgtgtatttccccAGGTTGTGAAATTACTCAACAACAAGCGATCACAGGCTGTGGGGATTCTGATGTCTTCTCTCCACCTGGACATGAAGGACATCCAGCATGGTAACTTTAACTTTAATTGACTTTAACTAATCATAATCATGAGACTAGGCTCTGGCATTATCTGGGTTGTTTGACACCTTTTTATGAAGTCAACAGTTGAGCTCTTTGTGGCCCATATGTTCCAGAAGCTAGAATATCTGTGTTATCCTCAGGTGAGCTCATGGAGGACAGAATGCTCCTGTTGAGCAGAAGGGCAAAAGCTTGATTGATCGATTTATTGAATTCATAAGAGTTTGTTCTTGGCTGGGCTTCAACTGATTTCCACATATGAACATGTTGAAACTTGAGCCAATCAGATTTAAACGCTGACTCTTTGTCATGCAAGATCCGGCCTGAAGCAAACCCAAGACATCTCAGAGGAAAGCCCTCAGTGCCATTCCGTTTATCTTTGAACATTGTTCCCCTTTGATTCCTCTGGGAATGTACAGAGGGCTGGACCTGTGAAGGGGCCCATACAGTAATGTATAACAGATACCATTGCTGTACCAAGGTGATACATGTTGGGGTGGTGTGGGAGTCTGTCCATTAGCAGATTGGACCCCTATGCAGCTGTCACCAGGATTAGCTCTGCCCACTGGCCTGGGGGCTTTAAAGCTTTAGGTTGTCTCTCTGCTCTTTGAGGCTGTAGTTCTTTGCTGTTGCACCATATAGCCATGGCTTTTATTCACCTTGCTGCATGAAAGTACATTCAATACTGGAAAGTCCAAAAGCTGTTCTAGTTTTAGCTGACTCGAGACAACCTCTCATTGTGGCTGAGCTGGACTTAGCCGTTGGCGTTATCCCTCCGACCGCGTGTCACCAACGTTGACCTTTCTCCGACCTCCACCGTCCAAGTCCTGTGTTTTTGCTCtctgaatatttttttctgtttctcaGTTCATTATAGTACTGATTATGATGTATCAGTATGACCTCGTTAAACTCTAAGTAGAGCCAAAACATATCAGAGATGTAAAGCCCATGTGTGCCCTGTGGTCCGCAGCCATCCTGAACCTGGATAATTCCGTAGTGGATCTGGAGACCTTACAGGCCCTCTATGAAAACGTAAGGAACATATTTACTGTGTTATTGCTCATTTCCTTCCACATAGCCCTTTTAACCAAATGTATTTTTGAATTGTAGAGAGCACaacaggaggagatggagaagatcGATAAACATCTCAAGTCTTCTAAAGAGAAGGACCACGCCAAGCCCCTAGACAAACCTGAACAGTACGTCTTCCTGCGTCCACACTAATGCTAGCAGTAACATGTACAAACCAGATAGCAGCCCTGCATGGTACCACCAGCAAGCCTTgtcctttctttccttctttaaaCAACTAACTGTAACATATTGGCTGGGTTTGACGCTGCCCGCCTGTCTCGTTCTTTCTCAGGTTCCTGTTCCAGCTGGCCCAGATCCCCAACTTCCACGAGCGAGTTTTTTGCATCCTCTTCCAGTCCAGCTTCACGGAATGTATTTCCTCGATAGTCCGTAAGCTGGACATTATGCAGCGAGTGTGCAAGGTAACAGAACC contains these protein-coding regions:
- the fmn2b gene encoding formin-2 isoform X2; the protein is MGNQEAKHRKAAAAASSGEGSNTALDEGWREGDKTKRGKKGGGGGGEPGTWPAKKKNKSESKSSVFSIRKRKSNLKGKGGAGSKEDVLAWQQDELDSAQSQGTKTPDLSAGKLGSSNADAATQRGAEGRRRDPPLQREAGGGALEDGTRKAQPPAPMEPASPAEEGGPKGASSGSDTDIYSFHSATDQEDLLADIQQAIRLQHQQKHNGGQGPNQRPAGGQKSRPDDGGEASSLTSPVSQPSPELELGSDALSFLDTGRPLSSARQNGLPPTPRLPLAVAEPGGGGGRVGLGIQQMEGAHGEGTTQSVPEDPEFSPGQKGWCVLEENTSPYASIPTADNGAALEGLVAETTSRALRDLSASSESVVEPPAQEQGGEGGVEWMVEEVQVGLDGPACSSDGRSEEDSPSDEPIEGLISERASREGGGPLGTGTSEESLSECLSAESQQHCFSSTSTSAFVPVPQPRRGPSQWPPQESPTVSARLLKMSTCSAPSYSTLGSSVKPYPPIFPSYIKTTTRQLSSPGHSPGLSPSQSPQSPRRVHSQVHRGQTERRRVQRRQGPRSLGRPLSLSADWTEELELERGLRGRGPGEGSEGSWEFLEGYGAGSEDRLRGGSQPLCCSARRPSLAHAPACGLQDVFSGRTLLEKLFTQQEQAEPEEAERMCSRILAMGLLLPFTECFRQQLGGSPAHMTSSTTTATARFDQEQLYTWAAVSQPPNSMEHFEGRLPAQVRGLWPSVRAGVGEPDRTKPQHTDSEECEEHLSETMDPETKEEGMKYLPESLLKTVHLKEEHINVIQQLEQTIEDLRTKIAELECPASPPAAPPDAAELTADHPEREGGEGEEAPPRAVCDVHLQTEAFGGVLEAKSVQTSPMEDRYRFGVPCTTDPLMVNGFTGEEPQLREHGLPVPTSPKAVQAEFQCTCQLQSGAPALPGHMVAPPPPPPPPPLPGHMSIAPPASLPPPLIPAGAMAPAPPWPGMPGAPPPPPPPPPPLPGGFAPPPPPPLPGGFAPPPPPPLPGGFAPPPPPPPPPLPGGFAPPPPPPLPGGFAPPPPPPPPPPPPLPGGFAPPPPPPLPGGFAPPPPPPLPGGLAPPPPPPLPGSGAGCPPPPPPPPPGGGPPAPPLFGAPGALGSLPPPLPMGLFALGMMQDKPPRKAALEPPRPMKPLYWTRIQLLTKKEVASALVWESIEEPPVDFQEFVDLFSKTAVKEKKKPLSDTITKSKAKQVVKLLNNKRSQAVGILMSSLHLDMKDIQHAILNLDNSVVDLETLQALYENRAQQEEMEKIDKHLKSSKEKDHAKPLDKPEQFLFQLAQIPNFHERVFCILFQSSFTECISSIVRKLDIMQRVCKTLRTGEGVMKVLGLILAFGNFMNGGNRSRGQADGFNLDILPKIKDVKSADNTRSLLSYIVAYYLQHFDEDAGKETCVYPLPEPQDLFQASQMKFEEFHKDVLRLRKDLRVCTAEVEKVVRLSEEEHLQPFKDNMEEFLSKAKSELETQDTLLNNTHKTFLELSVSFSVKARSGEKEISPGTFFTLWHEFSSDFKDQWKRENKQMLQYRLKAAEERFKQAKEKATFSVKPKQASGIKAKLGMKT
- the fmn2b gene encoding formin-2 isoform X1, translated to MGNQEAKHRKAAAAASSGEGSNTALDEGWREGDKTKRGKKGGGGGGEPGTWPAKKKNKSESKSSVFSIRKRKSNLKGKGGAGSKEDVLAWQQDELDSAQSQGTKTPDLSAGKLGSSNADAATQRGAEGRRRDPPLQREAGGGALEDGTRKAQPPAPMEPASPAEEGGPKGASSGSDTDIYSFHSATDQEDLLADIQQAIRLQHQQKHNGGQGPNQRPAGGQKSRPDDGGEASSLTSPVSQPSPELELGSDALSFLDTGRPLSSARQNGLPPTPRLPLAVAEPGGGGGRVGLGIQQMEGAHGEGTTQSVPEDPEFSPGQKGWCVLEENTSPYASIPTADNGAALEGLVAETTSRALRDLSASSESVVEPPAQEQGGEGGVEWMVEEVQVGLDGPACSSDGRSEEDSPSDEPIEGLISERASREGGGPLGTGTSEESLSECLSAESQQHCFSSTSTSAFVPVPQPRRGPSQWPPQESPTVSARLLKMSTCSAPSYSTLGSSVKPYPPIFPSYIKTTTRQLSSPGHSPGLSPSQSPQSPRRVHSQVHRGQTERRRVQRRQGPRSLGRPLSLSADWTEELELERGLRGRGPGEGSEGSWEFLEGYGAGSEDRLRGGSQPLCCSARRPSLAHAPACGLQDVFSGRTLLEKLFTQQEQAEPEEAERMCSRILAMGLLLPFTECFRQQLGGSPAHMTSSTTTATARFDQEQLYTWAAVSQPPNSMEHFEGRLPAQVRGLWPSVRAGVGEPDRTKPQHTDSEECEEHLSETMDPETKEEGMKYLPEESLLKTVHLKEEHINVIQQLEQTIEDLRTKIAELECPASPPAAPPDAAELTADHPEREGGEGEEAPPRAVCDVHLQTEAFGGVLEAKSVQTSPMEDRYRFGVPCTTDPLMVNGFTGEEPQLREHGLPVPTSPKAVQAEFQCTCQLQSGAPALPGHMVAPPPPPPPPPLPGHMSIAPPASLPPPLIPAGAMAPAPPWPGMPGAPPPPPPPPPPLPGGFAPPPPPPLPGGFAPPPPPPLPGGFAPPPPPPPPPLPGGFAPPPPPPLPGGFAPPPPPPPPPPPPLPGGFAPPPPPPLPGGFAPPPPPPLPGGLAPPPPPPLPGSGAGCPPPPPPPPPGGGPPAPPLFGAPGALGSLPPPLPMGLFALGMMQDKPPRKAALEPPRPMKPLYWTRIQLLTKKEVASALVWESIEEPPVDFQEFVDLFSKTAVKEKKKPLSDTITKSKAKQVVKLLNNKRSQAVGILMSSLHLDMKDIQHAILNLDNSVVDLETLQALYENRAQQEEMEKIDKHLKSSKEKDHAKPLDKPEQFLFQLAQIPNFHERVFCILFQSSFTECISSIVRKLDIMQRVCKTLRTGEGVMKVLGLILAFGNFMNGGNRSRGQADGFNLDILPKIKDVKSADNTRSLLSYIVAYYLQHFDEDAGKETCVYPLPEPQDLFQASQMKFEEFHKDVLRLRKDLRVCTAEVEKVVRLSEEEHLQPFKDNMEEFLSKAKSELETQDTLLNNTHKTFLELSVSFSVKARSGEKEISPGTFFTLWHEFSSDFKDQWKRENKQMLQYRLKAAEERFKQAKEKATFSVKPKQASGIKAKLGMKT
- the fmn2b gene encoding formin-2 isoform X3, with the protein product MGNQEAKHRKAAAAASSGEGSNTALDEGWREGDKTKRGKKGGGGGGEPGTWPAKKKNKSESKSSVFSIRKRKSNLKGKGGAGSKEDVLAWQQDELDSAQSQGTKTPDLSAGKLGSSNADAATQRGAEGRRRDPPLQREAGGGALEDGTRKAQPPAPMEPASPAEEGGPKGASSGSDTDIYSFHSATDQEDLLADIQQAIRLQHQQKHNGGQGPNQRPAGGQKSRPDDGGEASSLTSPVSQPSPELELGSDALSFLDTGRPLSSARQNGLPPTPRLPLAVAEPGGGGGRVGLGIQQMEGAHGEGTTQSVPEDPEFSPGQKGWCVLEENTSPYASIPTADNGAALEGLVAETTSRALRDLSASSESVVEPPAQEQGGEGGVEWMVEEVQVGLDGPACSSDGRSEEDSPSDEPIEGLISERASREGGGPLGTGTSEESLSECLSAESQQHCFSSTSTSAFVPVPQPRRGPSQWPPQESPTVSARLLKMSTCSAPSYSTLGSSVKPYPPIFPSYIKTTTRQLSSPGHSPGLSPSQSPQSPRRVHSQVHRGQTERRRVQRRQGPRSLGRPLSLSADWTEELELERGLRGRGPGEGSEGSWEFLEGYGAGSEDRLRGGSQPLCCSARRPSLAHAPACGLQDVFSGRTLLEKLFTQQEQAEPEEAERMCSRILAMGLLLPFTECFRQQLGGSPAHMTSSTTTATARFDQEQLYTWAAVSQPPNSMEHFEGRLPAQVRGLWPSVRAGVGEPDRTKPQHTDSEHLSETMDPETKEEGMKYLPEESLLKTVHLKEEHINVIQQLEQTIEDLRTKIAELECPASPPAAPPDAAELTADHPEREGGEGEEAPPRAVCDVHLQTEAFGGVLEAKSVQTSPMEDRYRFGVPCTTDPLMVNGFTGEEPQLREHGLPVPTSPKAVQAEFQCTCQLQSGAPALPGHMVAPPPPPPPPPLPGHMSIAPPASLPPPLIPAGAMAPAPPWPGMPGAPPPPPPPPPPLPGGFAPPPPPPLPGGFAPPPPPPLPGGFAPPPPPPPPPLPGGFAPPPPPPLPGGFAPPPPPPPPPPPPLPGGFAPPPPPPLPGGFAPPPPPPLPGGLAPPPPPPLPGSGAGCPPPPPPPPPGGGPPAPPLFGAPGALGSLPPPLPMGLFALGMMQDKPPRKAALEPPRPMKPLYWTRIQLLTKKEVASALVWESIEEPPVDFQEFVDLFSKTAVKEKKKPLSDTITKSKAKQVVKLLNNKRSQAVGILMSSLHLDMKDIQHAILNLDNSVVDLETLQALYENRAQQEEMEKIDKHLKSSKEKDHAKPLDKPEQFLFQLAQIPNFHERVFCILFQSSFTECISSIVRKLDIMQRVCKTLRTGEGVMKVLGLILAFGNFMNGGNRSRGQADGFNLDILPKIKDVKSADNTRSLLSYIVAYYLQHFDEDAGKETCVYPLPEPQDLFQASQMKFEEFHKDVLRLRKDLRVCTAEVEKVVRLSEEEHLQPFKDNMEEFLSKAKSELETQDTLLNNTHKTFLELSVSFSVKARSGEKEISPGTFFTLWHEFSSDFKDQWKRENKQMLQYRLKAAEERFKQAKEKATFSVKPKQASGIKAKLGMKT